A region of the Candidatus Zixiibacteriota bacterium genome:
GCCCTCTGCAAAGGATGCGGCACCTGCGTTGCCGCCTGCCCCTCGGGAGCGCTCCAGCAGAATCTCTTTACGGATGAACAGATTTTCGAAGAAATCAGGGGAGTAATGAACTATGTCTGATAAAAATAAAGCCAACAGCGGTAACTTCGAGCCGCGCATTGTCGCCTTTTTCTGCAACTGGTGCACCTATACCGCGGCGGATTTAGCCGGAACCGCGAGAATGACCTATGCCCCCAATGCCCGGGTGGTGCGAGTCATGTGCTCCGGGCGGCTGGACCCGCAGTTCATCCTGATGGCGCTGCGGGAGGGAGCCGACGGCGTTCTGATCGGCGGATGCCACCCCGGCGACTGTCATTATCAGGAGGGGAATTACAAAACCCTGCGACGCTTCACCCTTCTTAAAAGGCTGCTACAAGATATGGGAATTGAAAATGAACGGGTGCGCATGGAATGGATTGCCGCCTCCGAAGGTGACCGGGTGCAGAAAGTAATGAATGAAATGACCGAGCAGTTGAAAAAACTGGGACCGTTACATCTGGAACCGGTGCCTATCGATACCGTCCATAAGAAAGTCGAGGAGTCGGTGGCGCAAGCCGAGGGGGTAAAGATATGAGCAAGCCGAAAGTGGGGTTTTACTGGTGCGCCGCCTGTGGCGGCTGTGAGGAAGCGGTGGTGGACCTCAACGAGGATATTCTAAAGGTTGTCGCCGCCGTTGATATTCTCTTCTGGCCCGTAGCCTTGGATTTCAAACGGGAAGATGTTGAAAAACTTAATGACCGCGAACTGGCGGTCTGTTTCATAAACGGCGCCATTCGCTCGTCGGAGCAGTTTGAGATGGTGGAACTGCTGAGAAAGAAATCGGGACTCTTGATTGCTTTTGGAAGTTGCTCTCATCTCGGCGGCATACCCGGGCTGGCAAATCTTTTCAATAGAGAAGCAATCCTGGCCAACTCATACAAAGAGGTCTTCAGCGTTGAAAATCCGCAGGGGATATATCCGCAGCAATCATGTCAGGTTCCGGAAGGAACGGTAACTCTCCCCGCTCTCTGGAACACGGTTAAAGCACTCGACCAGGTAATCGATGTCGATTATTACCTGCCCGGCTGCCCCCCTCCGGTAGAACTGATAAAAGACGCGGTGGCGGCGATTCTGGGAGGAAAGTTGCCGGCAAAGGGGACTGTCTTAGCCCCCGATAAGGCGCTCTGTGAGGTCTGCCCCCGTAAAGAATCGAAACCGGAGAAACCGCAACTGCGGGAATTCAAACGTCCACACGAGTTAGTAATTGATACCGAGAAATGCCTTCTAGCGCAGGGGCTTCTTTGTCTCGGGAGCGCCACCCGCTCCGGATGCGGCTCGGCCTGTGTCAATGGCAATATGCCCTGCACCGGCTGTATGGGACCAACCAGCCGGGTGCTTGATTATGGCGCCAAAGC
Encoded here:
- a CDS encoding hydrogenase iron-sulfur subunit — protein: MSDKNKANSGNFEPRIVAFFCNWCTYTAADLAGTARMTYAPNARVVRVMCSGRLDPQFILMALREGADGVLIGGCHPGDCHYQEGNYKTLRRFTLLKRLLQDMGIENERVRMEWIAASEGDRVQKVMNEMTEQLKKLGPLHLEPVPIDTVHKKVEESVAQAEGVKI
- a CDS encoding oxidoreductase, whose translation is MSKPKVGFYWCAACGGCEEAVVDLNEDILKVVAAVDILFWPVALDFKREDVEKLNDRELAVCFINGAIRSSEQFEMVELLRKKSGLLIAFGSCSHLGGIPGLANLFNREAILANSYKEVFSVENPQGIYPQQSCQVPEGTVTLPALWNTVKALDQVIDVDYYLPGCPPPVELIKDAVAAILGGKLPAKGTVLAPDKALCEVCPRKESKPEKPQLREFKRPHELVIDTEKCLLAQGLLCLGSATRSGCGSACVNGNMPCTGCMGPTSRVLDYGAKALSAIASLVGSNDEKEIAAILGKIADPTGTFYRYSLPASLLHRTYNSGQGGN